From the Borrelia puertoricensis genome, one window contains:
- the rplJ gene encoding 50S ribosomal protein L10 encodes MHAKVNPKKIEMFNLLKKFLDGKDNIFFLDYRGLTVSTLTELRNRVENEKGELKVVKNNIMKRVLKDRHMEGLDSYLLGPTAVVTAVDEANVIAKIFYEFVKTSSLKVKGGIVLGEVYDEAKLNSYSKLPTKKESISLFMSVLKAPILKLARTLKALSDVKDVNV; translated from the coding sequence ATGCATGCAAAGGTAAATCCTAAAAAGATTGAAATGTTTAATTTGTTGAAAAAGTTTTTAGATGGTAAGGATAATATTTTTTTTCTAGATTACAGAGGTTTGACAGTATCAACGCTTACTGAGTTGAGAAATAGAGTTGAAAATGAGAAAGGTGAATTAAAGGTTGTAAAAAATAATATAATGAAGCGAGTTTTAAAAGATAGACACATGGAAGGTCTTGATTCTTATCTTTTAGGACCAACAGCTGTTGTTACTGCTGTTGATGAGGCTAATGTGATTGCAAAAATTTTTTATGAATTTGTTAAAACTAGCTCTTTAAAAGTTAAGGGGGGGATTGTTTTAGGAGAAGTTTATGATGAGGCTAAACTTAATTCGTATAGTAAACTTCCTACTAAAAAGGAATCTATTTCTTTATTTATGAGTGTGCTTAAAGCACCAATTTTAAAACTTGCAAGAACTTTAAAGGCTTTGTCTGATGTTAAAGATGTTAATGTTTAA
- the rplA gene encoding 50S ribosomal protein L1 — MAKSGKKYMQALSKVDKLKSYSIDDAISLLKEIKFVRFDETIDISVNLNLKKNHTVRDTVVLPNQFMREKRILVFAKGDKAEEAREAGAAYVGDDDLINKVKGGFIDFDVVVATPDMMRDVGKLGPILGKRGLMPNPKTQTITNDLKGTIASLKKGRTEFRANKNGVINFSIGKSSMDNSKVKENYDEFIKELLKRRPSDLKGTFVDSVYMSSTMGPSVKIDFV; from the coding sequence ATGGCTAAGAGTGGGAAAAAATATATGCAAGCTCTATCTAAGGTAGATAAGCTTAAATCTTACAGCATAGATGATGCAATCTCTTTATTAAAAGAGATCAAATTTGTTAGATTTGATGAAACTATAGATATATCTGTTAATCTCAATTTAAAGAAGAATCATACAGTTAGGGATACAGTTGTTTTGCCAAATCAATTTATGAGAGAAAAGCGAATACTTGTTTTTGCAAAAGGTGATAAAGCTGAGGAAGCAAGGGAAGCTGGTGCTGCTTATGTTGGAGATGATGATCTGATTAACAAGGTTAAAGGTGGTTTTATTGATTTTGATGTTGTTGTTGCAACACCTGATATGATGAGGGATGTAGGGAAACTTGGTCCTATCTTAGGTAAGAGAGGGTTAATGCCAAATCCTAAGACACAAACAATTACAAATGATTTAAAGGGTACAATAGCTAGTCTTAAGAAGGGTCGTACAGAGTTTAGGGCAAATAAAAATGGTGTTATCAATTTTTCTATTGGTAAGTCTTCTATGGATAACAGTAAGGTGAAGGAAAATTATGATGAATTTATTAAGGAATTACTTAAAAGACGCCCAAGTGATTTAAAAGGTACTTTTGTAGATAGTGTTTATATGTCATCTACCATGGGACCTTCTGTGAAGATTGATTTTGTTTAG
- the rplK gene encoding 50S ribosomal protein L11, with product MSKKKKEVAWIKLQVPAAQAAPGAKIGQALGPHGVSGPQFVKEFNERTAKMEPGIIVPVIITVYADKSFSFIVRTPPASVLIKKAVGIEIGSKKSNTEKVGTISKEKVMEIARVKMPDLNAKTELAAFKIIAGSARSMGVEVEK from the coding sequence ATGTCTAAGAAAAAAAAAGAAGTTGCTTGGATTAAGCTTCAAGTTCCAGCTGCTCAAGCTGCTCCAGGAGCTAAAATAGGTCAAGCCCTTGGACCACATGGTGTTAGTGGGCCTCAGTTTGTTAAGGAATTTAATGAGAGAACAGCAAAAATGGAGCCAGGGATTATCGTTCCTGTTATTATTACTGTTTATGCTGATAAGAGTTTTTCGTTTATTGTAAGAACTCCTCCAGCTTCGGTTTTGATTAAGAAGGCTGTTGGTATAGAGATAGGTTCTAAAAAATCAAATACAGAAAAGGTTGGGACTATATCAAAAGAAAAAGTAATGGAAATTGCAAGGGTTAAAATGCCTGATTTGAATGCAAAAACTGAACTTGCTGCATTTAAAATCATTGCAGGCAGTGCTCGTTCTATGGGTGTTGAGGTGGAAAAATAA
- the nusG gene encoding transcription termination/antitermination protein NusG, translating into MSRAWYVLQTFSQYERKVEQEIKLLISEGVFGSNVLDVKAPIERVEEIKNGKKRIRERKIWPGYILIELDLPEQDWKSTVANIIKIPGVVNFVGTNKEQKPFPISDEEVKSVFMLAGEIKADKSIFILYDFEEGERVRIKGGPFDSFEGVIGSIDYEKKKLKVAVQIFGRSTPVEVDFQHIEKV; encoded by the coding sequence ATGTCCAGGGCCTGGTATGTGTTACAGACTTTTTCTCAGTATGAGAGAAAGGTAGAACAAGAGATAAAACTTTTGATCAGTGAGGGCGTTTTTGGTAGTAATGTTTTAGATGTGAAGGCCCCTATTGAAAGGGTAGAAGAGATAAAAAACGGAAAAAAGAGAATACGGGAGAGAAAAATTTGGCCGGGTTATATTCTCATTGAGTTAGATTTGCCTGAACAGGATTGGAAAAGCACTGTAGCTAATATTATTAAGATACCCGGTGTTGTCAATTTTGTTGGTACTAATAAAGAGCAAAAACCTTTTCCAATTAGTGATGAGGAAGTTAAGAGTGTTTTTATGCTTGCTGGAGAGATTAAGGCAGATAAATCTATTTTTATACTTTATGATTTTGAAGAAGGTGAGAGAGTTAGAATTAAAGGAGGTCCTTTTGATTCTTTTGAGGGGGTTATTGGGTCTATCGACTATGAAAAAAAGAAATTGAAAGTTGCAGTTCAAATTTTTGGGAGATCAACTCCTGTTGAGGTTGATTTTCAGCATATAGAGAAAGTTTAA
- the secE gene encoding preprotein translocase subunit SecE, with translation MFKFVKESVLELKKITWPKYGEVIGSGKQVFWLVVFISIFLGIVDYIMYLAITYVF, from the coding sequence ATGTTTAAATTTGTTAAAGAGAGTGTTTTGGAACTTAAAAAAATAACATGGCCTAAGTATGGTGAGGTAATAGGCAGCGGAAAACAGGTTTTTTGGTTAGTTGTTTTTATTTCTATTTTTTTAGGTATAGTAGATTATATCATGTATCTTGCTATAACTTATGTATTTTAA
- the rpmG gene encoding 50S ribosomal protein L33, protein MGKKKGKGAVELIALVCEETGIRNYTTTKNRRNKQEKLELMKYCPILRKHTLHKEGKIK, encoded by the coding sequence ATGGGCAAGAAGAAAGGTAAAGGTGCTGTTGAGCTTATAGCTTTAGTATGTGAGGAAACAGGAATTAGAAATTATACGACTACTAAGAATAGGCGTAATAAGCAAGAAAAATTAGAATTAATGAAGTATTGTCCAATTCTCAGGAAGCATACTCTTCATAAAGAAGGTAAAATAAAATAA